The following proteins come from a genomic window of Clostridia bacterium:
- a CDS encoding S-layer homology domain-containing protein: MRKKITAVIAGAVCAVMLAGTALAADLPFTDVPGDAWYTEDVTYAYENGLFSGTTEDTFSPDNYMTRGMFVTVLKRQTDNMGMSTEVSSAAGFNDVASTAYYYDAVNWAAANGIVTGKDAATFAPNENVTREQMCAIIVRYMRDYLKLDLSQYEGDVSFADAADISSYAASAVAIAQNAGIVNGYDLNGEPVFNPRGNATRAAVAKVIHIESQVVAALNGTASEDTNNTDTENNTDNNDNNDNNDNTDKTDAKDNSGSSSGGGGGGGSDEPSNAPTAEDIAQEKVIADYLQQIVNKYPRLASTDDTAYACLGKLVETLQAALDAHNNGVFLDRAYIDLHYGAQMANVKAEYRSMTEDQQGAFKNMGARLATTEVLETLFDYFGFSTAAIS; encoded by the coding sequence ACGGCAGTTATCGCCGGCGCTGTCTGTGCAGTAATGCTTGCAGGCACGGCGCTTGCGGCCGATCTCCCCTTTACGGACGTGCCGGGCGACGCTTGGTATACGGAAGACGTAACGTATGCATATGAAAACGGACTCTTCTCGGGCACCACAGAGGACACTTTCAGCCCCGATAATTACATGACGCGCGGCATGTTTGTGACCGTATTAAAGAGACAGACAGACAATATGGGCATGAGCACAGAAGTTTCTTCTGCTGCGGGCTTTAACGACGTAGCTTCCACGGCCTATTATTACGACGCAGTCAACTGGGCCGCCGCAAACGGCATAGTTACCGGCAAGGACGCCGCTACCTTTGCTCCCAATGAGAACGTGACCCGCGAGCAGATGTGCGCGATCATCGTGCGCTACATGAGGGATTACTTAAAGCTCGACCTTTCGCAGTACGAGGGCGACGTTTCTTTCGCTGACGCAGCCGACATTTCGTCTTATGCCGCTTCGGCTGTTGCAATAGCTCAGAATGCCGGTATCGTAAACGGCTATGATTTAAACGGCGAGCCCGTATTCAATCCCCGGGGCAACGCTACGCGCGCTGCAGTTGCAAAGGTGATCCACATAGAGAGCCAAGTTGTTGCAGCATTAAACGGCACGGCAAGCGAGGACACGAATAATACAGATACCGAGAACAACACCGACAATAACGACAATAACGACAATAACGACAATACCGATAAAACCGACGCGAAGGATAACTCCGGCTCAAGCTCCGGAGGCGGCGGCGGAGGCGGCTCCGACGAACCGAGCAACGCACCGACTGCGGAAGACATAGCTCAGGAGAAGGTCATCGCCGATTACCTCCAGCAGATCGTTAACAAGTATCCCCGTCTGGCTTCTACCGACGATACCGCATATGCATGCCTCGGCAAGCTTGTAGAGACTTTGCAGGCAGCGCTTGATGCACACAATAACGGAGTATTCCTCGATCGTGCATACATTGACTTGCATTACGGCGCTCAGATGGCCAATGTGAAGGCTGAATACAGATCAATGACCGAGGACCAGCAGGGCGCATTCAAAAACATGGGCGCGCGCCTTGCGACTACCGAGGTGCTCGAAACCTTATTTGATTATTTCGGTTTCAGCACGGCGGCAATATCCTAA
- a CDS encoding glycosyltransferase family 2 protein gives MADTSVQITVIVTVFNKENEIEACIESLKRQGDKRFKVIVADDGSSDRSPEIIRASAEGCEWIRTVFMPHSGVFAARNAALAMTDTRYVVFLDGDDRLTENAVSLLNSLIAEGQFDLTVFGFSHVMPDGSMYACPKFEREFKTREEILDHFVEMWDTGLMYSACNKLFDMDIVKRIGLSFEPIDFGEDVAFCRSYLKECRSLRFTAQNVYLYTYHKSGSLSTKYRDDLFERRLREHKEMTAFFNEMGIPRSVYREFLSRRHIERVVGCIENENSPANTRSQSEKYRRVKRMAADEYTQECAKYAEKSGKKMKFIINLIKKKKFLMVYMMGVVMAFSRSRLPRMFARLKYTSRA, from the coding sequence ATGGCAGATACGAGCGTACAGATAACCGTTATCGTTACTGTGTTCAATAAAGAAAACGAGATCGAAGCGTGTATTGAAAGTCTTAAAAGGCAAGGTGACAAGCGTTTCAAGGTCATTGTTGCTGATGACGGCTCTTCAGATAGAAGCCCGGAAATAATACGTGCGTCGGCCGAAGGATGTGAATGGATACGCACCGTATTCATGCCGCACAGCGGTGTTTTTGCAGCCCGCAATGCGGCGCTCGCTATGACAGATACGCGGTACGTCGTGTTTTTGGACGGAGACGACCGCTTGACTGAGAACGCAGTATCTCTTCTTAATTCGCTGATTGCCGAGGGTCAATTCGACCTTACGGTTTTCGGCTTTTCTCACGTTATGCCCGACGGAAGCATGTACGCCTGTCCCAAGTTCGAGCGCGAATTTAAAACAAGAGAAGAGATCCTTGATCACTTTGTTGAGATGTGGGATACGGGCCTTATGTATTCCGCGTGCAACAAGCTGTTCGACATGGATATCGTTAAACGTATAGGCCTCTCTTTCGAGCCGATCGATTTCGGTGAGGACGTGGCCTTTTGCCGCAGTTATCTGAAAGAGTGCCGATCGCTTCGTTTCACAGCGCAGAACGTATATCTTTACACTTATCACAAGAGCGGTTCGCTCAGCACGAAATACAGAGACGACCTTTTTGAAAGAAGGCTTAGGGAGCACAAAGAAATGACGGCCTTCTTTAACGAAATGGGTATTCCCCGGAGCGTTTATCGCGAGTTTCTCTCGCGCCGCCATATCGAGCGCGTAGTAGGATGTATAGAAAACGAGAACTCCCCGGCGAATACTCGTTCACAGAGCGAGAAATACAGGCGCGTAAAGCGCATGGCCGCGGACGAATATACGCAGGAATGCGCAAAATACGCCGAAAAATCCGGCAAAAAAATGAAGTTTATTATAAACCTCATAAAGAAAAAGAAATTTTTGATGGTCTACATGATGGGCGTCGTTATGGCGTTCAGCCGCAGCCGACTGCCCCGAATGTTTGCCCGTCTGAAATATACGTCGCGCGCATAA
- a CDS encoding nucleotide sugar dehydrogenase, with amino-acid sequence MVNVVGLGYIGLPTAMMMASHGVNVVGTDFKKSLVDTLNSGKMTFQEDGIDELFKKALASGIKFSTEYQKADVYIICVATPYDKDTKRVDASFVVAAVKNVLEVCDKGAIVVVESTVPPGTMDKYVRPVLDLYGFIDGQDIHLVHAPERIIPGNMVRELEDNSRTIGADDPAIGEKVKDIYKSFCKGDIEVTDIRTAEMTKVVENTYRDINIAFANELLKICRSDNLDVYEIIRIANKHPRVNILSPGPGVGGHCISVDPWFLVGDYPELANMVRMARHTNDGMPDYVLERVYALLRAHKLTPDRVGFYGLTYKEDVDDVRDSPALQLVELMHQRLAGTPKCFDPMLETEIIEGQYLDFDKFLKDIDVLVVMVRHAHLQKNLDKIKGKIILDTRKCPFDFQESNVVTLL; translated from the coding sequence TTGGTAAACGTAGTAGGTCTGGGTTATATTGGCCTGCCTACTGCCATGATGATGGCGTCTCACGGCGTAAACGTGGTGGGCACCGATTTTAAAAAGAGCTTGGTAGACACTTTGAACAGCGGGAAAATGACCTTCCAGGAGGACGGTATAGACGAACTGTTTAAGAAGGCGCTTGCAAGCGGAATAAAGTTTTCAACGGAATATCAGAAGGCGGACGTATATATCATCTGTGTTGCAACGCCTTATGATAAGGACACAAAGCGCGTTGACGCATCGTTCGTTGTCGCTGCGGTAAAGAATGTGCTTGAGGTTTGCGACAAGGGTGCGATAGTCGTAGTTGAGTCCACCGTTCCGCCCGGAACAATGGACAAGTACGTTCGCCCCGTTTTAGACCTTTACGGCTTTATCGACGGACAGGACATTCACCTCGTACATGCTCCCGAGCGTATAATCCCGGGCAATATGGTCCGCGAGCTCGAGGACAACTCTCGTACGATAGGCGCGGACGATCCGGCAATAGGTGAAAAGGTTAAGGATATCTACAAATCGTTCTGTAAGGGAGATATCGAGGTCACCGATATCCGCACTGCAGAGATGACTAAGGTCGTTGAGAATACGTACAGAGATATAAACATCGCTTTCGCGAACGAGCTTTTGAAGATCTGCAGAAGCGACAATCTCGACGTATACGAGATAATCCGTATAGCGAACAAGCATCCGCGCGTTAATATCCTTTCGCCGGGCCCCGGCGTAGGCGGTCACTGCATCTCCGTTGACCCGTGGTTCCTCGTTGGCGATTATCCGGAGCTTGCAAACATGGTGCGTATGGCAAGACATACGAACGATGGCATGCCCGACTACGTTCTCGAGCGCGTATACGCGCTGCTTCGCGCGCATAAGCTCACGCCCGACCGCGTTGGCTTCTACGGTCTTACCTATAAAGAGGACGTTGACGACGTTAGAGACAGCCCGGCACTCCAGCTCGTTGAGCTTATGCATCAGCGTCTTGCGGGAACGCCGAAGTGCTTCGACCCCATGCTCGAAACCGAGATAATAGAAGGACAGTATCTCGATTTTGACAAGTTCTTAAAAGACATTGATGTGCTCGTTGTAATGGTAAGACACGCGCATCTTCAGAAAAATCTTGATAAGATAAAGGGCAAGATAATACTCGACACGAGAAAGTGCCCCTTTGATTTCCAGGAGAGCAACGTTGTTACCTTGCTTTAA
- a CDS encoding glycosyltransferase produces the protein MLKMRDETEYARLLENRENFLTSNGSRFYERSTYNIGIVADRFIYDGYKDTCTLRYLTPDWDENDLADLDLLLIVSSWQGLSGEWKGVTWEGSKQMERLAELMRAAKNRKIRTAFYSKEDPPNFSVFLTFAKEAEIIFTSAEECIPKYKKECGHDNVHLLRFAVNPHLYNPIGMYNSDRDRDTVLFAGSWIKKYPQRMREQDMLFGLITKNGLKLHILDRNDNRGELTYEYPMRWQKYVMPAVKYDDLPYIYKQHGWILNLNSVYDSRTMFSMRAYDALACGCLVLSNPSEGMELTLPEVLVVRNEDDFHIVTAMSEDEKESLRLAGISRVMNGNTTYDRMEYILEKCGLDVSPTKRTAAVIALGSDEEIKRLREQFDAQTYPDKIFLTLKEITSRSGGYDAFAFWGGGLNYGAYYLEDMMNAFKYTLCSYVTVKNRDGHSYTDTAEDIYKTVFWGACFSPDEALKLSRQGVHAEGGYVVPINYIKDI, from the coding sequence GTGCTGAAAATGCGTGATGAAACGGAGTATGCGCGCCTTTTGGAGAATCGGGAAAACTTCCTGACAAGTAACGGCTCGCGTTTTTATGAGCGATCGACTTACAATATCGGTATCGTTGCCGACAGATTTATATACGACGGATATAAAGACACATGCACTCTTAGGTATCTCACTCCCGATTGGGACGAAAACGACCTTGCCGATTTAGACCTTTTGCTTATCGTTTCGTCATGGCAGGGGTTGTCAGGCGAGTGGAAAGGCGTTACTTGGGAAGGCTCGAAACAGATGGAGAGACTTGCCGAGCTTATGCGCGCCGCGAAAAACAGAAAAATACGAACGGCATTTTATTCAAAGGAAGATCCGCCGAATTTCAGTGTATTTTTGACATTTGCGAAGGAAGCGGAGATAATTTTCACGTCAGCAGAGGAATGCATTCCGAAATATAAAAAAGAATGCGGACACGATAATGTGCATCTGCTGAGATTTGCGGTGAATCCGCATCTTTACAATCCCATCGGGATGTATAATTCAGACAGGGACAGAGACACTGTGCTTTTTGCCGGTTCATGGATCAAAAAGTACCCGCAGCGTATGCGCGAACAGGATATGCTGTTTGGGCTTATAACAAAAAACGGACTGAAGCTGCACATTTTAGACAGAAATGACAACCGAGGCGAGCTTACATATGAATATCCGATGCGGTGGCAGAAATACGTTATGCCGGCGGTAAAATATGACGACTTGCCTTATATATATAAGCAGCATGGATGGATCCTGAACTTAAATTCGGTCTATGACAGCCGCACGATGTTTTCTATGCGCGCTTATGATGCGCTTGCATGCGGATGCCTTGTCCTTTCTAATCCAAGCGAGGGCATGGAGCTTACGCTTCCCGAAGTGCTTGTAGTAAGAAATGAAGATGATTTTCATATTGTGACCGCGATGAGCGAGGACGAAAAGGAGTCTTTGAGGCTTGCCGGCATATCGAGAGTCATGAATGGAAATACAACATACGATCGCATGGAGTATATACTTGAAAAATGCGGTCTGGACGTTAGTCCGACCAAGAGAACGGCTGCGGTGATCGCGCTCGGCAGCGATGAAGAGATAAAGCGCCTTAGAGAGCAGTTTGATGCGCAGACATATCCCGATAAAATTTTTCTTACTCTAAAAGAAATCACATCAAGAAGCGGTGGATATGACGCCTTTGCGTTTTGGGGCGGCGGCTTAAATTACGGGGCGTACTATCTTGAAGATATGATGAACGCCTTCAAGTACACGTTGTGTTCGTATGTGACGGTTAAAAACAGAGACGGCCATTCTTATACGGATACGGCGGAAGATATTTATAAAACAGTATTTTGGGGCGCATGTTTTTCTCCCGACGAAGCTCTGAAGCTGTCACGTCAGGGAGTACATGCCGAAGGCGGATATGTTGTGCCGATAAACTATATAAAAGATATATGA
- a CDS encoding ABC transporter permease, translating into MGYFKFLKESTLDIFRNMRRIWSLAVFEYKRANTDMFLGGLWKFLSPLLQIGVYWVVFGIGLRNNSDMNGFPFVLWLTCGLTPWLMMNQGVNTGAASVFRKAGLLTKSNLKMSMIPVSSVLSAILNQIWTVLILFAIFLLTGGRIWWTCLDLIYYVVFMFVFVSALSQVTAAFVVLARDFQKVVQNAMRFLFFLSPIFWEANPNMPYVFQVFDKLNPFAYVIRGFRNAMLYHVPFWHEMKLVCAFWLAAIILHMIGIALQMRLRNNVLDYV; encoded by the coding sequence ATGGGATATTTTAAATTTTTAAAAGAATCTACGCTTGATATTTTCCGCAACATGCGGCGAATATGGTCGCTTGCGGTATTTGAATATAAAAGAGCCAATACCGATATGTTTTTGGGCGGGCTTTGGAAGTTTTTATCCCCGCTTTTGCAGATAGGCGTGTATTGGGTCGTTTTTGGAATAGGGTTGAGGAATAATTCCGATATGAACGGGTTCCCGTTTGTGCTTTGGCTCACCTGCGGCCTTACGCCGTGGCTTATGATGAATCAGGGCGTGAATACAGGCGCGGCGTCTGTCTTCAGAAAGGCGGGACTTCTTACAAAGTCGAATTTAAAAATGTCTATGATACCCGTAAGTTCGGTGCTGTCGGCGATCTTGAATCAGATATGGACGGTGCTTATTCTGTTTGCAATATTTCTCCTTACGGGAGGCAGGATCTGGTGGACGTGCCTTGACCTGATATACTACGTTGTGTTCATGTTCGTGTTCGTGTCTGCTCTTTCTCAGGTCACGGCGGCATTTGTTGTGCTTGCGCGTGATTTTCAGAAGGTAGTGCAGAATGCAATGCGATTTCTGTTTTTCTTAAGCCCTATATTTTGGGAGGCTAATCCCAATATGCCATATGTGTTCCAGGTTTTTGACAAACTCAATCCTTTCGCATATGTTATAAGAGGCTTCAGGAACGCCATGCTCTATCACGTGCCGTTTTGGCACGAGATGAAGCTCGTCTGCGCATTCTGGCTGGCCGCAATAATTCTTCATATGATCGGCATTGCGCTTCAGATGAGGCTTCGCAACAACGTATTGGATTACGTATAA
- a CDS encoding ABC transporter ATP-binding protein produces the protein MDEYVITAKNIEKEYKIYSKKSQKYLDFFLPKSFGTSFYALDNVSFNVKKGESLALIGLNGSGKTTLANILAGAAEVSGGELETKGKVSMIAVNAGVDQFLTGMDNIVQKGLMLGLDHKQIQERIPEILEFADLGDFIHQQVKTYSSGMRARLGFAISINIDPDIMIIDEALSVGDPTFTEKCLAKMNEFRKNGKTIIFVSHSIPQVRMFCDTALWLEGGRVREAGNCMDVTSKYVKFVRDFNSLDNATRKKYVNSIRERQRRKGDGAVAKEILESMEGKVEEGDITEANPEAYVDIPEYELELEHKDNGELVMRAAGERCDSVRFAWYIYKKGEKNPTVKMPYKYEQESTYTFEESGTYRARLFLLANGEINMITSDWFEVEL, from the coding sequence ATGGACGAATATGTAATAACAGCAAAAAATATTGAAAAAGAATATAAAATATATAGTAAAAAATCGCAGAAGTATCTTGATTTTTTTCTGCCGAAATCCTTTGGCACATCATTTTATGCGCTTGACAACGTTTCCTTTAATGTAAAAAAAGGGGAGTCGCTTGCGCTTATCGGTCTAAACGGCAGCGGGAAAACGACGTTGGCAAATATACTTGCAGGTGCGGCGGAGGTGTCGGGCGGAGAGCTTGAGACAAAGGGCAAGGTATCTATGATAGCCGTAAACGCGGGCGTCGATCAGTTTCTTACCGGTATGGACAACATAGTCCAAAAGGGCCTCATGCTCGGCCTGGATCACAAACAGATACAGGAGCGCATACCCGAGATACTGGAATTTGCCGACCTGGGAGACTTTATCCATCAGCAGGTAAAGACATATTCGAGCGGTATGAGGGCAAGGCTCGGATTTGCCATTTCGATAAATATAGACCCCGATATAATGATAATAGACGAGGCGCTTTCCGTGGGCGACCCCACGTTTACTGAAAAATGTCTTGCGAAGATGAATGAATTCAGAAAAAACGGTAAGACGATAATATTTGTGAGCCATTCGATACCTCAGGTGCGAATGTTTTGCGATACGGCGCTGTGGCTTGAAGGAGGAAGAGTTAGAGAAGCGGGAAACTGCATGGACGTTACGTCGAAATATGTAAAGTTTGTACGCGATTTCAACTCGCTTGATAACGCCACGAGAAAAAAATACGTAAACAGCATTCGTGAGCGTCAGAGAAGAAAGGGCGACGGCGCGGTCGCAAAAGAGATACTCGAAAGCATGGAGGGCAAAGTCGAAGAAGGCGATATCACGGAGGCAAATCCCGAGGCTTACGTTGATATACCGGAATACGAGCTCGAGCTTGAGCATAAGGATAACGGAGAGCTCGTGATGCGGGCGGCGGGCGAACGCTGCGACAGCGTGCGCTTTGCCTGGTATATATATAAAAAAGGAGAGAAGAACCCGACAGTCAAAATGCCATACAAGTATGAACAGGAGAGCACATATACATTTGAAGAATCCGGAACATACAGGGCAAGGCTTTTCCTTTTGGCAAACGGCGAGATCAATATGATCACATCCGATTGGTTTGAGGTGGAGTTGTAA
- a CDS encoding glycosyltransferase, with translation MSYNENDTINKTEVESGNERNMQSISSEEKELDTLRNAYAELLDKISALNNENLRMQAQLKKSDAQMRKLLDENGRIKKRLSQEKAAAEKNLRRYEQVNAKYEALANSKLGRLTLNHWAKQSKKKGAGKGIAGLPAVEKYFDKLPTAQELDPEIAALDEVPVSADDANIDRNALETWVYKYDEAIEALPDSNGIRYYNKAQCSIGIIADEFFYESISDAADFVYVTPENYESVIAGKEIDVLLFVSAWRGLNNEWTGMAQLNSNRRSVALDLIAKCKENAIPTIFYSKEDPPNYERFIEYAKQCDCVFTSASECIPYYKEDCGHDRVYELMFGIDPAVHNPIGFYKEEKDKTVLFSGSWMEKYPNRCRELSLIFNGILRSDYDLHIVDRNYGNERYQYPPQYNRYASPAVDHKKLQKLHKQFDWAVNINSVTDSETMFANRTFELQAAGVLLLSNYSVGVNNVHPTVFMAHESLEVDKILQGFTDEERYEHQIAGIRSVMTGHTCFDRIESLLAPIGIDAAQPKRKILVIAQTLDDGVKASFERQTYENKTLMLQSEINGEVLSQYDMVTWFDAGAYYGEFYLEDMINAFKYTACDYITKDAYFKDDILNAGTEHNYVNKMRSAYRTVFWREAFDSEFFLSVPSECELPGGYSIDRFSYREGAHETPVREKPYLLSVIIPVYNNGAHLYGKCFASLRRSSMFDDMEIIMVDDGSTDERTLKIETYLSDRYANVKRYAFEDGGSGSASRPRNKGVELASAEHITFLDPDNEAIDDGYAQLYTYVCDENLDIAFGNIYRCTEKTQLFNYYYNIGRRAGTTFFEHGLKEYMARTDFYAVSIQAMIIRREIIMKNGFEQVPGAAGQDTLFCWQLFSCADRIRALEFPIHIYYAQTSGSVTNAVSTKFFDKLMLLQQPKIDWLISENLLEDYMRTRHDTYVKGWIFQKLSRAREEELCTKKVKEILDLYEPYYKRTDELINEFIKDCEDEKYNDAFSLVKKEFAETKKRPMPTLEELTEQIKADKQRQSTPKQFDIRYTINGSKVSLTNLSRSKKGAQYAWSVLFDTKTYKKVYVSKYTNSNNFSYDFSDLSEGKYKIRAFIMRGGDKISEDTLYITLTHDRIIFVNKNLSLAVEE, from the coding sequence ATGTCTTATAACGAAAACGATACCATTAATAAAACGGAAGTCGAATCAGGCAATGAACGCAATATGCAGAGTATTTCTTCGGAAGAAAAAGAACTTGACACTTTAAGAAACGCCTACGCCGAGCTTTTAGATAAAATAAGCGCGCTTAACAACGAAAATTTGCGTATGCAGGCGCAGCTTAAAAAATCAGATGCACAGATGAGAAAACTGCTCGATGAGAACGGCCGTATTAAGAAGCGTCTGTCGCAGGAAAAGGCTGCTGCGGAAAAAAATCTGCGCCGCTATGAGCAGGTCAATGCAAAATATGAAGCGCTTGCGAACTCGAAGCTTGGCAGGCTTACCTTGAACCATTGGGCGAAGCAGTCAAAAAAGAAAGGCGCAGGCAAGGGGATAGCAGGACTTCCCGCAGTGGAGAAGTATTTTGATAAGCTGCCGACTGCGCAGGAGCTTGATCCGGAAATTGCTGCCTTGGATGAAGTTCCTGTAAGCGCGGACGACGCCAATATAGACAGAAATGCGCTTGAAACTTGGGTATATAAATATGATGAGGCGATAGAAGCACTGCCGGACAGCAACGGCATACGATATTACAATAAGGCGCAGTGCAGTATAGGAATTATTGCGGACGAGTTTTTTTACGAGTCCATAAGCGACGCGGCCGATTTCGTTTATGTTACGCCCGAAAACTATGAGAGCGTTATAGCGGGAAAAGAAATCGACGTCTTGCTTTTTGTATCTGCTTGGCGCGGGCTTAACAATGAGTGGACAGGCATGGCTCAGTTAAACTCCAATCGGCGCAGCGTTGCCCTTGACCTTATTGCAAAGTGTAAAGAAAACGCCATACCGACCATATTCTACTCAAAAGAGGATCCGCCAAACTACGAGCGGTTTATTGAATATGCAAAGCAGTGCGACTGTGTTTTCACGTCCGCATCGGAATGTATACCGTATTACAAAGAAGATTGCGGGCATGACAGAGTATATGAGCTTATGTTCGGTATAGATCCCGCCGTACATAATCCCATAGGATTCTATAAAGAAGAAAAAGATAAAACCGTGCTCTTTTCCGGTTCGTGGATGGAGAAGTATCCCAATAGATGCAGGGAGCTTTCTTTGATATTTAACGGTATACTGCGCTCGGATTATGACCTCCATATAGTTGACCGTAATTACGGCAATGAAAGGTATCAATATCCGCCGCAGTACAATCGCTATGCATCTCCCGCCGTAGATCATAAAAAACTTCAGAAGCTGCACAAGCAGTTTGACTGGGCCGTAAACATCAATTCCGTAACGGACAGCGAAACAATGTTCGCAAACCGCACGTTTGAGCTTCAGGCTGCGGGCGTACTTCTTTTATCAAATTACAGTGTCGGCGTAAACAATGTGCACCCGACGGTGTTCATGGCTCATGAATCGCTTGAAGTCGATAAGATACTGCAAGGATTTACGGATGAGGAGCGTTACGAACATCAGATCGCGGGCATACGCTCCGTTATGACAGGGCATACATGCTTTGACAGGATCGAGTCGTTATTGGCGCCTATAGGTATAGACGCCGCTCAACCCAAAAGAAAGATACTTGTAATTGCACAAACGCTTGACGACGGCGTTAAGGCGTCGTTTGAGCGTCAGACGTATGAGAACAAAACGCTTATGCTGCAGTCAGAAATAAACGGCGAAGTTTTATCGCAGTATGATATGGTAACATGGTTCGACGCCGGCGCATATTACGGAGAGTTTTATCTTGAGGATATGATAAACGCCTTTAAGTATACGGCCTGCGACTATATTACGAAGGACGCATATTTTAAGGACGATATATTGAATGCAGGCACAGAACATAATTATGTAAATAAAATGCGCAGTGCTTACCGCACCGTATTCTGGCGTGAAGCGTTCGATTCAGAATTTTTCTTAAGCGTACCCTCCGAGTGCGAGCTGCCAGGCGGATATTCTATAGACCGCTTTTCTTACCGCGAAGGCGCGCACGAGACGCCTGTCCGCGAAAAACCGTATCTTTTATCGGTGATAATTCCTGTATACAATAACGGCGCGCACCTTTACGGCAAGTGCTTTGCAAGCCTTAGACGCAGTTCGATGTTTGACGACATGGAGATAATAATGGTGGACGACGGCTCCACCGATGAGCGGACATTGAAAATTGAAACGTATCTTTCCGACCGATATGCGAATGTAAAAAGATATGCCTTTGAAGACGGCGGAAGCGGTTCGGCTTCCCGTCCCAGAAATAAAGGCGTTGAGCTTGCTTCGGCTGAGCATATCACTTTTTTGGACCCCGACAACGAGGCTATTGATGACGGTTACGCTCAGCTTTATACATATGTGTGTGATGAAAACCTTGACATAGCGTTCGGAAATATATATCGCTGCACAGAAAAAACGCAGTTGTTTAATTATTATTACAATATCGGCAGACGCGCGGGAACGACCTTCTTTGAGCATGGGCTTAAGGAATATATGGCTCGCACCGATTTTTATGCGGTCAGCATTCAGGCCATGATAATACGCCGTGAGATCATTATGAAAAACGGTTTTGAACAGGTGCCGGGCGCAGCCGGTCAGGATACGCTCTTCTGCTGGCAGCTTTTCTCTTGCGCAGACAGAATACGCGCTTTGGAGTTTCCAATACATATATACTATGCGCAGACGAGCGGTTCGGTAACCAATGCCGTAAGTACGAAGTTCTTTGATAAGCTTATGCTGCTTCAGCAGCCAAAGATAGACTGGTTAATAAGTGAGAATCTATTAGAAGATTATATGCGTACGCGTCACGATACATACGTTAAGGGTTGGATATTCCAGAAGCTGAGCCGTGCGAGAGAGGAAGAGCTGTGTACAAAGAAGGTCAAGGAAATACTGGATCTGTACGAACCGTATTATAAGCGGACAGATGAGCTTATAAATGAGTTTATTAAGGATTGCGAAGACGAAAAGTATAACGATGCATTTTCGCTTGTAAAAAAAGAATTTGCAGAAACCAAAAAACGTCCCATGCCTACGCTTGAGGAACTGACAGAACAGATAAAGGCAGATAAACAAAGGCAGAGCACGCCTAAACAGTTCGATATAAGATATACGATAAACGGCAGCAAGGTAAGCCTTACTAATTTAAGCAGATCGAAAAAAGGCGCACAATATGCGTGGTCGGTGTTGTTTGATACTAAAACGTATAAAAAAGTATACGTATCAAAATATACAAACAGTAATAATTTTAGTTATGATTTTTCTGATCTGTCGGAGGGCAAGTATAAAATCAGAGCGTTTATAATGCGCGGCGGCGATAAAATATCTGAGGATACATTGTATATTACGCTTACGCATGATAGAATAATATTCGTAAACAAGAATTTATCATTAGCTGTCGAAGAGTAA